Proteins encoded by one window of Cyanobium sp. NS01:
- a CDS encoding GNAT family N-acetyltransferase, translating to MLLLYRDAVVSQAVRLYSPAQIAAWVEHASRSNGVAIALQQGYGLGSHPVDQPNELEAFGILEPADRLSLLYCRGVASRRGLASTILEQLEAHARRHGVPQLRTEASQLSRPLLLRRGWQVEAAETVQLQGVSFERWRMIKPLTTAHLGAAAARG from the coding sequence TTGCTCCTGCTCTATCGGGACGCCGTGGTCAGCCAGGCTGTTCGGCTCTACAGCCCCGCACAGATTGCAGCCTGGGTTGAGCATGCCTCCCGCAGCAATGGCGTGGCGATCGCCCTGCAGCAGGGCTACGGCTTGGGCAGCCACCCAGTGGATCAACCCAATGAGCTCGAGGCTTTCGGGATTCTCGAACCAGCCGATCGCCTCTCCCTGCTCTACTGCCGCGGCGTGGCCAGCCGACGCGGGCTGGCGAGCACCATTCTCGAACAGTTGGAGGCCCACGCCCGGCGGCATGGCGTCCCCCAGCTGCGCACGGAGGCCAGCCAGCTGTCCCGGCCCCTGCTGCTGAGGCGCGGCTGGCAGGTGGAGGCGGCCGAAACGGTGCAGCTGCAAGGCGTGAGCTTCGAGCGCTGGCGGATGATCAAACCGCTGACCACCGCGCACCTCGGTGCCGCTGCCGCCCGTGGCTGA
- a CDS encoding c-type cytochrome, whose translation MPSSVLSIRPPAAQRLQEVFSRGFADVVMLVWVALVALVALVPPAHAAMTSSDGSQLFANHCAGCHIHGGNVLRRGKTLKLAALERQGVASEAAIAAIAAAGVGQMGGYANVLGEDGVQAVAAWVWDQAQAGWPRS comes from the coding sequence ATGCCATCCAGTGTTCTCTCCATCCGACCTCCTGCTGCTCAACGGCTCCAGGAGGTTTTCAGCAGGGGCTTTGCGGACGTGGTGATGCTGGTGTGGGTCGCTCTGGTGGCGCTGGTGGCGCTGGTGCCTCCAGCCCACGCCGCCATGACCAGCAGCGACGGATCCCAGCTGTTTGCCAATCACTGCGCCGGCTGCCACATCCATGGCGGCAATGTTCTGCGTCGGGGCAAAACCCTCAAGCTGGCTGCCCTGGAGCGCCAGGGCGTTGCCTCCGAGGCCGCGATTGCTGCGATTGCAGCAGCTGGTGTGGGCCAGATGGGGGGGTACGCGAACGTGCTCGGCGAGGACGGCGTCCAGGCTGTAGCGGCCTGGGTCTGGGATCAGGCCCAGGCGGGCTGGCCCCGCAGCTGA
- the hisIE gene encoding bifunctional phosphoribosyl-AMP cyclohydrolase/phosphoribosyl-ATP diphosphatase HisIE — MQGLFQRGAGQRPEPGFIEALRFNGEGLIPAVAQDWLDGAVLMLAWMNRESLQRTLESGEVHYWSRSRQELWHKGATSGHIQHLRGLRYDCDADVLLLSIEQVGDVACHTGARSCFYDDGPEPSAGGAAAPPPPADACTELMRVIEGRRDQPEPGSYTNTLLEGGDNRILKKIGEESAEFVMACKDGQPAEIAGEAADLVYHLQVALAFHGVSWRQVQQVLAARRGAPRRG, encoded by the coding sequence TTGCAAGGTCTATTTCAGCGTGGAGCGGGGCAGCGGCCGGAGCCCGGCTTCATTGAGGCGCTGCGCTTCAATGGCGAGGGCCTGATTCCCGCCGTGGCCCAGGACTGGCTGGACGGGGCGGTGCTGATGCTGGCCTGGATGAACCGGGAGTCGCTGCAACGCACCCTTGAGAGCGGCGAAGTGCACTACTGGAGTCGTTCGCGGCAGGAGCTCTGGCACAAGGGGGCCACCAGCGGCCACATCCAGCACCTGCGCGGTCTGCGTTACGACTGCGACGCCGATGTGCTGCTGCTCAGCATCGAGCAGGTGGGCGATGTGGCCTGCCACACCGGCGCCCGCAGCTGCTTCTATGACGACGGGCCCGAGCCCAGCGCCGGCGGAGCCGCCGCGCCGCCTCCACCCGCCGATGCCTGCACGGAGCTGATGCGGGTGATTGAGGGGAGGCGGGACCAGCCCGAGCCCGGCAGCTACACCAACACTCTGCTGGAGGGTGGTGACAATCGCATCCTCAAGAAAATCGGCGAGGAGAGTGCCGAGTTCGTGATGGCCTGCAAAGACGGTCAGCCGGCCGAGATCGCTGGGGAGGCCGCCGATCTCGTGTATCACCTGCAGGTGGCCCTGGCCTTCCACGGTGTCAGCTGGCGTCAGGTGCAGCAGGTTCTGGCGGCTCGCCGGGGCGCCCCACGCCGGGGATGA
- a CDS encoding TIGR03943 family protein, producing MVNLRHRHLLRLRQAMPLALWAAVMLRSSVDGRLDLLLRAVFHPLVWVAGVLLLGLAVALLRCRPERPLTGSHWRDLLTVAIAIGLLLLPPNPSFADLASQRPSDETADAELSFVLPPAQRSLTDWVRLLRSQPDPQLFEGDPVRISGFVLPMEGESPQLARLLVRCCLADATPVGLPVRWPSDGPSPQTDQWLAIQGRMAVSEGRLEVVPSSIQPIPRPARPLEP from the coding sequence ATGGTGAACCTGAGGCACCGCCACCTGCTCCGCCTGCGCCAGGCCATGCCCCTGGCCCTCTGGGCCGCCGTGATGCTGCGCAGCAGCGTGGACGGCCGGCTGGATCTGCTGCTGCGGGCGGTGTTCCACCCGCTGGTGTGGGTCGCCGGGGTGCTGCTGCTCGGCCTGGCCGTGGCCCTGCTGCGCTGCCGGCCGGAACGCCCCCTGACTGGCAGCCACTGGCGCGACCTGCTCACCGTGGCCATCGCCATCGGCCTGCTGCTGCTGCCGCCCAACCCCTCCTTTGCCGATCTGGCCAGCCAGCGTCCCAGCGACGAGACTGCCGATGCCGAGCTCAGCTTCGTGCTGCCCCCGGCCCAGCGCAGCCTCACGGACTGGGTGCGGCTGCTGCGCAGCCAGCCCGACCCGCAGCTGTTCGAGGGTGATCCGGTGCGGATCAGCGGCTTCGTGTTGCCCATGGAGGGGGAGTCCCCCCAGCTGGCGCGGCTGCTGGTGCGCTGCTGCCTGGCCGATGCCACGCCGGTGGGGCTGCCGGTGCGCTGGCCCAGCGACGGACCCAGCCCCCAGACCGACCAGTGGCTGGCCATCCAAGGCCGCATGGCCGTGAGCGAGGGTCGGCTGGAGGTGGTGCCCAGCTCGATTCAGCCGATTCCGCGGCCGGCCCGGCCGCTGGAGCCATGA
- a CDS encoding 6-carboxytetrahydropterin synthase, whose translation MPAPATYTCSKHFEGYPCCHRQWRHQGHCRFVHGYSRSFTFWFSATALDACGFVVDFSSLRPLEAQLSHQFDHTFLANADDPLLEQWQTLHNAGALDLRVMENVGMEASAALVWSWANDLLQRRDGGRSCCWKTEARENSHNAAAFAATPSWFDASLPAGPQA comes from the coding sequence ATGCCCGCGCCGGCGACCTACACCTGCAGCAAGCACTTCGAGGGCTATCCGTGTTGCCATCGCCAGTGGCGCCATCAGGGCCACTGCCGCTTCGTGCACGGGTACAGCCGCAGCTTCACCTTCTGGTTCAGCGCCACCGCCCTCGATGCCTGCGGTTTCGTGGTGGACTTCTCCAGCCTCAGGCCCCTGGAGGCCCAGCTGAGCCATCAGTTCGACCACACCTTTCTGGCCAATGCCGACGATCCCCTGCTGGAGCAGTGGCAGACCCTGCACAACGCCGGCGCCCTGGATCTGCGGGTGATGGAGAACGTGGGCATGGAGGCCAGCGCCGCTCTGGTGTGGAGCTGGGCCAACGACCTTCTGCAGCGCCGCGACGGCGGCCGCAGTTGCTGCTGGAAGACCGAAGCCCGCGAGAACAGCCACAACGCCGCTGCTTTCGCCGCAACGCCCTCCTGGTTTGACGCCAGCCTCCCTGCGGGGCCGCAAGCGTGA
- a CDS encoding phosphate-starvation-inducible PsiE family protein has protein sequence MPTLSRPLVLRLQRLLDDVYYLSVIDRAERQLAKLLGIVLVVVMAAATLQLIWQVALALSVSETPWLGDKLNRVLGDLLNLLIAVEVLQNITSYLRRHVVQIELVLLTAMTAVARKVIVLPAGAESKPQLLAGLGIAVLALAGAYWLVRSLTLRRKRSRKVRARRSRGQDL, from the coding sequence ATGCCAACCCTGTCCCGGCCCCTCGTGTTGCGTCTGCAGCGTCTGCTCGACGACGTCTACTACCTGTCCGTGATCGACCGCGCCGAGCGGCAGCTGGCCAAGCTGCTCGGCATCGTGCTGGTCGTGGTGATGGCGGCGGCCACCCTGCAGTTGATCTGGCAGGTGGCGTTGGCCCTGAGCGTTTCCGAGACCCCCTGGCTGGGCGACAAGCTGAACCGGGTGCTAGGCGATCTGCTCAACCTGCTGATCGCCGTGGAGGTGCTGCAGAACATCACCTCCTATCTGCGCCGCCACGTGGTTCAGATCGAGCTGGTTCTGCTCACGGCCATGACCGCTGTGGCCCGGAAGGTGATCGTGTTGCCCGCCGGTGCCGAGAGCAAGCCCCAACTGCTGGCCGGGCTCGGCATCGCCGTGCTCGCCCTGGCCGGGGCCTACTGGTTGGTGCGTTCGCTCACCCTGCGCAGGAAGCGCTCCAGAAAAGTGCGAGCCAGACGGAGCCGGGGGCAGGATCTGTAG
- a CDS encoding peptidase, producing MPRPSPTERTPPPTAPAVASDYRHLLKPTPWGWPRRDHWCLWIEPGAIAGPAARWDGRWRQAVQAALNTWSAELPITLVDDPRQAQIQLLRRRPPLRGGRASHGRAELQLVAVLRQGSWQLEPEVLVSISPGQRLEATQATALHELGHAFGIWGHSDVAGDALAAIPGPVPVLELSARDRATLGWLQSQPGLSQPPPAAPAPAAGSAQTVLRAD from the coding sequence GTGCCCCGCCCTTCGCCCACTGAGCGCACCCCGCCCCCAACAGCTCCTGCGGTGGCCAGCGATTACCGCCACCTGCTGAAGCCCACCCCCTGGGGCTGGCCCCGGCGCGACCACTGGTGCCTCTGGATCGAGCCGGGCGCCATCGCAGGGCCGGCAGCACGTTGGGATGGCCGCTGGCGCCAGGCGGTGCAGGCCGCCCTCAACACCTGGAGCGCGGAGCTGCCGATCACCCTGGTGGACGATCCCCGCCAGGCCCAGATTCAGCTGCTGCGCCGCCGGCCTCCCCTCAGGGGTGGGCGCGCCAGCCATGGCCGCGCCGAGTTGCAGCTCGTGGCCGTGTTGCGGCAGGGCAGCTGGCAGCTGGAGCCCGAGGTGCTGGTGAGCATCAGTCCAGGGCAGCGGCTGGAGGCCACCCAGGCGACGGCCCTGCATGAGCTGGGCCACGCCTTCGGGATCTGGGGCCACAGCGATGTTGCCGGCGACGCCCTGGCCGCCATTCCCGGACCGGTGCCGGTGCTGGAGCTGAGCGCGCGGGATCGGGCCACCCTGGGCTGGCTTCAGTCCCAGCCTGGGCTCAGCCAGCCGCCGCCCGCAGCCCCGGCGCCAGCCGCAGGATCAGCGCAGACGGTGCTGAGGGCCGATTGA
- a CDS encoding DUF2214 family protein codes for MPLLDSLPAEVLPRAGVAYLHYLSFMVCFGALVLERRLIAPNPSRENATLMVITDIVYGLAALALLGSGILRVLYYGQGSGFYTENPLFWWKVGVYLSVGALSLYPTVTYILWAIPLRKGELPQVSEALAQRLSWILNIELAGFALIPLLATLMARGVGLPSQGLG; via the coding sequence ATGCCACTGCTGGACTCGCTTCCCGCTGAAGTGCTGCCCCGGGCCGGGGTGGCTTATCTGCATTACCTGAGCTTCATGGTGTGTTTCGGGGCTCTTGTGCTGGAGCGTCGCCTGATCGCCCCAAACCCCAGCCGGGAGAACGCCACCTTGATGGTGATCACGGACATCGTCTACGGCCTGGCGGCCCTGGCGCTCCTGGGCAGCGGCATCCTGCGTGTGTTGTATTACGGACAGGGAAGCGGCTTCTACACCGAGAATCCCCTCTTCTGGTGGAAGGTCGGGGTCTACCTCTCCGTGGGCGCCCTGTCCCTGTATCCAACAGTCACCTACATCCTCTGGGCGATTCCGCTGCGCAAGGGCGAACTGCCCCAGGTGAGTGAGGCCCTGGCCCAACGGCTGTCCTGGATCCTGAACATTGAACTGGCCGGGTTCGCCCTGATCCCCCTGCTGGCCACCCTCATGGCCCGGGGCGTCGGTCTACCCAGCCAGGGGTTGGGCTGA
- a CDS encoding sigma-70 family RNA polymerase sigma factor, producing MPSSLSAYLAEIGRHQLLSPEQELTLGRKVQAMAGLQERCREAGGQGPACEYSDQERRALRLGERAKNQMITANLRLVVNLAKRYQNKGLDLLDLIQEGTLGLTRAVEKYDPTRGHRFSTYAYWWIRQGLNRALSTQSRTIRIPVNVNEKLTRLRAAKARYLQCHGVNPGAPALARAMNLPLSEVEELLGCELRSITVSLQGVVKSKSDPSELVDVLPSQDLAPMERAELAERSASVWVLLERSNLTPKERTVLMLRFGLDGSHEWRTLAEVARQLDCSREYCRQVVQRALRKLRKTGIETGLVEA from the coding sequence ATGCCAAGCTCCCTGAGCGCCTATCTGGCCGAAATCGGTCGCCATCAACTGCTCTCGCCGGAGCAGGAGCTCACCCTGGGCCGCAAGGTGCAGGCCATGGCCGGGTTGCAGGAGCGCTGCCGGGAGGCCGGCGGTCAGGGCCCCGCCTGTGAGTACAGCGACCAGGAGCGCCGCGCCCTGCGCCTGGGTGAGCGGGCCAAGAACCAGATGATCACGGCCAACCTGCGGCTGGTGGTGAACCTGGCCAAGCGCTACCAGAACAAGGGGCTTGATCTGCTGGATCTGATTCAGGAGGGCACCCTGGGCCTGACCCGTGCCGTGGAGAAGTACGACCCCACCCGCGGCCACCGCTTCAGCACCTACGCCTACTGGTGGATCCGGCAGGGTCTGAACCGGGCGCTCTCCACCCAGAGCCGCACGATCCGGATCCCCGTCAATGTGAATGAGAAGCTCACCCGCCTGAGGGCCGCCAAGGCCCGCTACCTGCAATGCCATGGCGTCAACCCTGGCGCCCCAGCCCTGGCCAGGGCGATGAACCTGCCGCTGTCTGAAGTGGAGGAGCTGCTGGGCTGCGAACTGCGCAGCATCACCGTCAGCCTGCAGGGGGTGGTGAAGTCCAAGTCAGACCCCTCCGAGCTGGTGGATGTGCTGCCAAGCCAGGATCTCGCGCCGATGGAGCGGGCCGAACTGGCCGAGCGCAGTGCCTCGGTGTGGGTGTTGCTGGAGCGCTCCAACCTCACTCCCAAGGAACGAACGGTGTTGATGCTGCGCTTCGGGCTGGATGGCAGCCACGAGTGGCGCACCCTGGCGGAAGTGGCGCGACAGCTGGATTGCAGCCGCGAATATTGCCGGCAGGTTGTGCAGCGCGCCCTGCGCAAACTGCGGAAAACCGGCATTGAAACGGGCCTGGTCGAAGCCTGA
- a CDS encoding YkvA family protein, with the protein MSNSVDAEVLESTVVDEALLLRLLRRAGRGIARPALECLEMLLDGDTPTPAKLTVLAALTYLLVPLDLIPDFIPVAGFSDDLVAITALLGICGRHRTETIRMRAQRRLDRWFPLGR; encoded by the coding sequence GTGTCAAATTCCGTTGATGCTGAGGTGCTGGAGAGCACCGTCGTTGACGAAGCCCTGCTGCTGAGACTGCTGCGCCGTGCTGGGCGGGGCATTGCCAGGCCGGCTCTGGAATGCCTGGAGATGCTTCTGGATGGGGACACCCCCACGCCGGCCAAGCTCACGGTGCTCGCTGCCCTCACCTATCTCCTGGTGCCCCTGGATCTGATTCCAGATTTCATTCCGGTGGCAGGCTTCAGTGATGATCTGGTGGCCATCACCGCCCTTCTGGGCATCTGCGGTCGCCACCGCACCGAAACCATCAGGATGCGGGCGCAGCGCAGACTGGACCGCTGGTTCCCGCTGGGACGCTGA
- a CDS encoding AbrB family transcriptional regulator, protein MLTGSELLAKVKELGDVSKSEIVRACGYVSTKKDGGDRLNFTAFYEALLEAKGVELGGTGKVGKGGRKLSYVATVQGNGNLLIGKAYTALLDLKPGDEFEIKLGRKQIRLIPAGATDEDEE, encoded by the coding sequence ATGCTCACTGGATCTGAACTGCTCGCCAAGGTCAAAGAGCTTGGTGACGTGAGTAAGTCGGAGATCGTCCGCGCCTGCGGTTACGTCTCCACCAAGAAGGACGGCGGCGATCGCCTCAACTTCACGGCCTTCTATGAAGCCCTGCTCGAAGCCAAGGGCGTCGAGCTCGGTGGCACGGGCAAGGTCGGCAAAGGTGGGCGCAAGCTCAGCTATGTGGCCACCGTGCAGGGCAATGGCAATCTGCTGATCGGCAAGGCCTACACCGCCCTGCTGGATCTCAAGCCCGGCGATGAGTTTGAAATCAAGCTGGGACGGAAGCAGATCCGTCTGATCCCCGCAGGCGCCACCGACGAAGACGAGGAGTGA
- a CDS encoding Nif11 domain/cupin domain-containing protein produces MAEAQLQQFLEKVRQLNAFVELAETDPALRQTLRDCEHHHQVVDLASRCGFEIGRRWGEPPQPGAVSTNLLSQPCPPQGAESCSVLVRGEGWRLERIHSCAATTPGDQWYDQTEHEWITLVQGSALLQFADEPGARALQQGDWMLIAPHRRHRVVATDPAPGSVWLALFWSASCAG; encoded by the coding sequence GTGGCTGAAGCCCAACTGCAACAGTTTCTGGAGAAGGTGAGGCAACTGAATGCCTTTGTAGAGCTCGCCGAGACAGACCCAGCCCTGCGCCAGACCTTGAGGGACTGTGAGCACCATCACCAGGTCGTGGACCTGGCAAGCCGTTGCGGTTTTGAGATTGGGCGCCGCTGGGGAGAGCCGCCCCAACCCGGAGCTGTGAGCACCAACCTGCTGAGCCAGCCCTGCCCACCGCAGGGGGCTGAATCCTGCAGCGTGCTGGTGAGGGGTGAGGGCTGGAGGCTGGAGCGGATTCACTCCTGCGCGGCCACTACGCCGGGCGATCAGTGGTACGACCAGACGGAGCATGAGTGGATCACCCTGGTGCAGGGTTCAGCCCTGCTGCAGTTCGCCGATGAGCCCGGCGCCAGGGCTCTTCAGCAGGGCGACTGGATGCTGATCGCGCCCCACCGACGCCATCGCGTCGTCGCTACAGATCCTGCCCCCGGCTCCGTCTGGCTCGCACTTTTCTGGAGCGCTTCCTGCGCAGGGTGA
- a CDS encoding permease, whose amino-acid sequence MSLTRLATAWALFQGLLVEALPFLLIGVAIAALARRFAPGGRWLRRLPAHPVWGPLTGAALGFALPACECGNVPVARRLLVGGAPVGTGLGFLFAAPVLNPIVLASTWAAFPDRPWMLLARPLGAVVLALGLALVLRQLPEADLFRTDLLEERRLNQPLSSVSLLERRTGLVGLTEPVAPPEPVARPSWATVLQHGSREFIDLALLLVLGCAIAALVQSLLPRQWLLAVGGAPTLSILALMALSLVVSVCSSVDAFLALGFAAQVTPGALLAFLLLGPVIDLKLIGLLGLLFRPKGLLVTAAGASLLVLVIGQWVNLWKL is encoded by the coding sequence GTGAGTCTCACCCGCCTGGCCACGGCCTGGGCCCTGTTTCAGGGGTTGCTGGTGGAGGCGCTGCCCTTTCTGCTGATCGGCGTGGCGATCGCCGCCCTGGCCAGGCGCTTCGCGCCGGGGGGGCGCTGGCTGCGGCGGCTGCCGGCCCACCCCGTCTGGGGGCCCCTCACCGGCGCCGCCCTGGGCTTCGCTTTGCCCGCCTGCGAGTGCGGCAATGTGCCGGTGGCGCGGCGGCTGCTGGTGGGGGGGGCACCGGTGGGCACGGGCCTGGGCTTTCTGTTCGCGGCGCCGGTGCTCAACCCGATCGTGCTGGCCAGCACCTGGGCGGCCTTCCCGGACCGTCCCTGGATGCTGCTGGCCCGGCCCCTCGGGGCCGTGGTGCTCGCCCTGGGGCTGGCCCTGGTGCTGCGGCAGCTGCCGGAGGCGGATCTGTTCCGCACCGACCTGCTGGAGGAGCGGCGCCTGAACCAGCCCCTCAGCAGCGTCAGCCTGCTGGAGCGCCGCACCGGGCTGGTGGGCCTCACCGAACCCGTGGCGCCACCGGAGCCGGTGGCGCGGCCAAGCTGGGCCACCGTGCTGCAGCACGGCAGCCGCGAGTTCATCGACCTGGCCCTGCTGCTGGTGCTCGGCTGCGCCATCGCCGCCCTGGTGCAGAGCCTCCTGCCGCGCCAGTGGCTGCTGGCCGTGGGGGGCGCCCCCACCCTCTCGATCCTGGCGCTGATGGCCCTGAGCCTGGTGGTGTCGGTGTGCTCGAGCGTGGATGCCTTCCTGGCCCTGGGCTTCGCGGCCCAGGTCACGCCTGGGGCCCTGCTCGCCTTCCTGTTGCTGGGGCCCGTGATCGACCTCAAACTGATCGGCCTGCTGGGCCTGTTGTTCCGCCCCAAGGGCCTGCTGGTGACGGCCGCCGGCGCCAGCCTGCTGGTGCTGGTGATCGGCCAGTGGGTGAACCTGTGGAAGCTCTGA